From the genome of Muricauda sp. SCSIO 64092, one region includes:
- a CDS encoding sugar kinase, translated as MKKVVTFGEIMLRLAPPGFLRFSQTHSFEAIYGGGESNVAVSLANYGIPVDFVTRLPNNDLGKCALMELRKRGVNVDHIVWGGDRLGIYFLETGAVARGSKVVYDRAHSAMSQIEKGMVDWESIFKDAAWFHWTGITPAISQGAADACLEACEVASSMGITISTDLNYRKKLWNYGVEPEKIMTPLVEYCDIILGNEEDAEKHFGIHPTGVDVTQGHSVSTKAFESVCQQMMDKFKKAKKVITTLRGSISASHNTWAGVLYDGKTLFESDTYQITHIVDRVGGGDSFMGGLIYGLLTYDGDDQKALDFAVAASCLKHTIKGDANQVTVDEVEKLMGGDASGRVSR; from the coding sequence ATGAAAAAAGTCGTCACCTTTGGTGAAATCATGTTACGTTTGGCCCCTCCCGGTTTTTTACGATTCTCCCAAACCCATTCCTTTGAGGCCATCTATGGAGGGGGCGAATCCAATGTTGCCGTTTCTTTGGCCAATTATGGTATTCCCGTTGATTTTGTAACCCGTCTGCCCAATAACGACCTTGGGAAATGTGCCTTAATGGAACTCAGAAAACGTGGGGTCAATGTGGACCATATCGTTTGGGGCGGGGACCGTTTGGGCATTTATTTTTTAGAGACCGGTGCTGTGGCCCGTGGCAGCAAAGTGGTGTATGATCGTGCACATTCTGCCATGTCACAGATTGAAAAGGGCATGGTGGATTGGGAATCCATTTTCAAGGATGCAGCATGGTTCCATTGGACCGGTATTACCCCGGCCATTTCCCAGGGTGCTGCCGATGCTTGTTTAGAAGCGTGTGAAGTGGCCAGCAGTATGGGAATTACCATTTCAACCGATTTAAACTATCGAAAAAAACTATGGAACTACGGGGTGGAACCCGAGAAAATCATGACGCCCCTCGTGGAATATTGTGATATTATCCTTGGTAATGAGGAAGATGCCGAAAAACATTTTGGTATCCATCCAACCGGAGTGGATGTGACCCAGGGACATTCCGTGAGTACCAAAGCCTTTGAATCGGTCTGCCAACAAATGATGGACAAATTCAAGAAGGCCAAAAAGGTGATCACTACCTTACGGGGATCGATCAGTGCTTCACACAATACTTGGGCGGGAGTGCTCTATGATGGTAAAACGCTTTTTGAGTCGGATACCTATCAGATTACCCATATCGTAGATCGTGTTGGCGGCGGGGATTCCTTTATGGGCGGATTGATCTATGGGCTACTTACCTATGATGGGGATGACCAAAAAGCCTTGGATTTTGCTGTGGCCGCGTCTTGTCTTAAACACACTATAAAGGGTGATGCCAATCAGGTAACCGTTGATGAGGTTGAAAAATTAATGGGCGGGGACGCCTCTGGAAGGGTATCACGATGA
- a CDS encoding bifunctional 4-hydroxy-2-oxoglutarate aldolase/2-dehydro-3-deoxy-phosphogluconate aldolase translates to MKRTTEGKTTIEVLLDQMQRTGLVPVFNHSDGEVAKNVLDASYKGGVRVFEFTNRGENALEVFGLLAEHAKRYDDLSLGIGTIFNAKDAEKFLEKGAKFVVSPALIPEIAHFADQNSVFWVPGCGTVTEIHQARQLGAALIKIFPGNVLGPGFVKSVKAVFPHVPVMPTGGVKPTQENLEAWFNAGVHCVGMGSQLFNKESLDRKDFGAIASSVSEALDRIKKIRG, encoded by the coding sequence ATGAAAAGAACCACAGAGGGGAAAACGACCATAGAAGTCCTATTGGACCAGATGCAAAGAACGGGGTTGGTACCCGTTTTTAATCACAGTGATGGCGAAGTGGCCAAAAATGTATTGGATGCCAGTTATAAGGGAGGGGTTCGTGTATTTGAATTTACCAATCGTGGTGAAAATGCGCTGGAGGTATTTGGCCTATTGGCTGAGCATGCCAAGCGATATGATGACCTCAGTTTAGGTATCGGAACCATTTTTAACGCAAAGGACGCTGAAAAGTTTTTGGAAAAAGGGGCAAAGTTTGTAGTATCACCTGCCCTGATTCCAGAAATTGCCCATTTTGCCGACCAGAACAGTGTATTCTGGGTTCCCGGTTGCGGTACGGTTACGGAAATCCATCAGGCCCGACAATTGGGTGCGGCTCTCATCAAGATTTTTCCGGGAAATGTGTTGGGCCCCGGTTTTGTGAAATCGGTCAAAGCGGTCTTTCCCCATGTCCCCGTAATGCCCACGGGAGGGGTAAAACCCACCCAGGAAAATCTGGAAGCCTGGTTCAATGCCGGAGTGCATTGCGTGGGTATGGGCAGTCAGTTGTTCAATAAAGAATCCTTAGATAGGAAAGACTTTGGGGCCATAGCCAGCTCCGTTTCCGAGGCTTTGGATCGAATCAAAAAAATTAGGGGATAG